The proteins below are encoded in one region of Equus przewalskii isolate Varuska chromosome 1, EquPr2, whole genome shotgun sequence:
- the LTB4R2 gene encoding leukotriene B4 receptor 2, translating to MSVCYRPPGNETLLSWKASRTTGSAFLLLAALLGLPGNGFVVWSLAGWRPARGRPLAATLVLHLALADGSVLLLTPLFVAFLTRQAWPLGQAGCKAVYYVCAFSMYASVLLTSLLSLQRCLAVTRPFLAPRLRSPALARRLLLAVWLAALLLAVPAAVYRHLWGDHLCQLCHPSPAHAAAHLSLETLTAFVLPFGLVLSCYSATLARLRGTRWRTGRHGTRVGRLVSAIVLAFGLLWAPYHAVNILQAVAALAPPEGALARLGGAGQAARAGTTALAFFSSSVNPVLYLFTAGDLLPLAGPRFLTRLFEGSGEARGGGRSREGTLELRATSRLKVVGQGRGNGDPGGGAEKDSQGWNP from the coding sequence ATGTCGGTCTGCTACCGTCCCCCGGGGAATGAGACGCTGCTGAGCTGGAAGGCCTCACGGACCACAGGCTCGGCCTTCCTTCTGCTGGCGGCACTGCTGGGGCTGCCCGGCAACGGCTTTGTGGTGTGGAGCTTGGCGGGCTGGCGGCCCGCACGGGGGCGACCGCTGGCGGCCACGCTCGTGCTGCACCTGGCGCTGGCCGACGGCTCGGTGCTGTTGCTCACGCCGCTCTTCGTGGCCTTCCTGACGCGGCAGGCCTGGCCTCTGGGCCAGGCGGGCTGCAAGGCCGTGTACTACGTGTGCGCGTTCAGCATGTACGCCAGCGTCCTGCTCACCAGCCTGCTCAGCCTGCAGCGCTGCCTGGCCGTCACGCGCCCCTTCCTGGCACCGCGGCTGCGCAGTCCGGCCCTGGCCCGCCGCCTGCTGCTCGCCGTCTGGCTTGCCGCGCTGCTGCTCGCCGTGCCGGCCGCCGTCTACCGCCACCTCTGGGGGGACCACCTGTGCCAGCTGTGCCACCCGTCGCCGGCCCACGCCGCCGCGCACCTGAGCCTCGAGACTCTGACGGCCTTCGTGCTTCCCTTCGGGCTGGTGCTCAGCTGCTACAGCGCGACGCTGGCGCGGCTGCGGGGCACCCGCTGGCGCACCGGGCGGCACGGCACGCGGGTGGGCCGGCTGGTGAGCGCCATCGTGCTCGCCTTCGGCTTGCTCTGGGCGCCCTACCACGCGGTCAATATTCTGCAGGCCGTGGCCGCGCTGGCGCCGCCCGAAGGGGCCCTGGCGAGGCTCGGCGGGGCGGGCCAAGCGGCGAGAGCTGGAACGACGGCTTTGGCCTTCTTCAGCTCCAGCGTCAACCCGGTGCTCTACCTCTTCACCGCCGGCGATCTGCTGCCCCTGGCAGGTCCTCGCTTCCTCACTCGGCTCTTTGAGGGTTCCGGAGAGGCCCGAGGGGGCGGCCGCTCTAGAGAGGGGACCCTGGAGCTCCGAGCTACTTCTCGACTCAAAGtagtggggcagggcagggggaatGGAGAccccgggggcggggcggagaAGGACAGTCAGGGATGGAACCCTTGA